Proteins found in one Crassostrea angulata isolate pt1a10 chromosome 3, ASM2561291v2, whole genome shotgun sequence genomic segment:
- the LOC128176304 gene encoding mucosa-associated lymphoid tissue lymphoma translocation protein 1-like, translating to MLSKQQCRNLTVDPDTNICDLSSKLMLDLREYLDNGPETSNWRAFVSATARLYRKYTFSYQDIERIASRVHRDSPSKALINELGALNMTAEELARVLDQLKLEKILMYIKKYDQIKITSQPAETLELTEGDLLRLEVEGVGFPYPRYQWFRLNPSTSKYQEVHGQNLKVLKIDKCRFDDSGTYCCRLHNGKGDTQVHFSGESVVVVKSRPLKKPGYEEDTSACTTGTNHHEVPYNYSTALDRTPFYRQKDVMPEKAVLPYILEHPKSQQIMKGSTLIMNCQALGKPPLIYQWYKNGQFFTTTDESFIKIPALSSQIGAYFCLVKNAFGEVRSKEAIVTVSENVPEPVVQAEIEIISNPKSCTVEYGGSCIFSCEARCRGLQLCYEWYKDGRKLQGHCSSEMRLDRLQDMEQQGNYMCMVSVPELNLSRHSKIACLTIKMDPLKRPEFNPTDKVALLIGNYDYKNETELKAPETDVSTLAQLFRHLDFKVVTLLNLTKTEMLSAVDYFSELLGKGVYAVFYFCGHGFEEDGKCYFVPPDAKAGYTIEDCVSAENVLSRMQKPDPDLIVLILDICRIRNRVESSHAADMINIQQRGNTVFCYATSLGMFAYEDAVNGILVKYLQKFIVQDKSVIEIFSQVQEAIGKEPKHYKLQIPEIRSNLLQPKRSLADKISTKGATKLYQQRTLRWLECHQKPEKKLIHIQDLQMDLEMEFQSDFSNVLHVITTVKNPGITLQAVAYICKIPSAVSLKDMNPKVTSNNPTRTKSTLQEIQKVTEDLVIDVGIRYALAPEDQAVSPQYKLHIVQVNLGLPLVAVLKLWKPIENEAMEHEDFSDKNGYS from the exons ATGTTAAGTAAACAGCAATGTAGAAACCTGACGGTGGACCCGGACACAAACATCTGTGATCTGTCGTCCAAACTCATGCTCGACCTGAGAGAGTATCTGGACAATGGACCAGAGACATCTAACTGGAGGGCCTTTGTTTCGGCTACTGCCAGACTGTACAGAAAATACACCTTTAG TTATCAAGACATCGAGAGGATTGCCAGCCGGGTACATAGGGATAGTCCTAGTAAGGCCCTGATTAACGAGCTTGGGGCCCTGAACATGACAGCAGAGGAACTTGCTCGAGTCCTAGATCAGCTCAAATTGGAAAAAATCCTCATGTACATAAAGAAATATG ATCAAATCAAGATCACGAGCCAGCCTGCCGAGACCTTAGAGTTGACAGAGGGTGATTTGCTGAGACTGGAGGTTGAAGGGGTGGGCTTCCCTTACCCCCGATATCAGTGGTTCAGGTTAAACCCATCCACTTCCAAATACCAAGAGGTGCATGGGCAGAATCTCAAAGTTCTCAAGATTGATAAGTGCag ATTTGATGATTCTGGCACATATTGCTGTCGCCTACACAATGGCAAGGGAGATACCCAGGTCCATTTCAGCGGAGAGTCAGTTGTAGTTGTGAAAAGTCGTCCATTGAAAAAACCTGGATATGAAGAAG ATACTAGTGCATGTACCACAGGTACAAACCACCATGAGGTGCCTTATAACTACTCCACTGCTTTAGATAGAACCCCATTCTATCGCCAAAAAGATGTCATGCCGGAAAAAG CTGTTCTTCCATATATCCTGGAGCACCCCAAGAGTCAGCAGATCATGAAGGGATCCACTCTGATTATGAACTGTCAGGCGCTGGGAAAGCCGCCACTGATTTATCAGTGGTACAAGAACGGACAGTTCTTCACCACTACAGACGAGAGCTTCATAAAG ATTCCCGCATTAAGCAGTCAGATTGGTGCTTATTTTTGTCTGGTGAAAAATGCCTTTGGGGAAGTCAGAAGTAAAGAAGCCATAGTGACAGTGTCAG AAAATGTACCTGAGCCAGTTGTACAAGCAG AAATTGAGATCATTAGTAATCCGAAGTCATGCACTGTTGAATATGGAGGAAGCTGTATATTTAGCTGTGAGGCCCGCTGCAGGGGTTTACAACTGTGTTATGAATGGTATAAAGATGGAAGAAAGTTGCAAG GTCATTGTAGCAGTGAGATGAGACTGGACCGGCTGCAGGACATGGAACAACAAGGGAACTACATGTGTATGGTGTCTGTGCCAGAACTCAATCTCAGTCGCCATTCCAAGATAGCTTGTCTCACCATTAAAATGGACCCCCTCAAACGTCCAGAGTTCAATC CCACCGACAAAGTTGCGCTATTGATAGGAAATTACGACTACAAAAATGAGACAGAGCTAAAGGCCCCGGAAACTGATGTCTCCACACTAGCCCAGCTTTTCAGACACCTTGACTTTAAGGTCGTGACCTTACTCAACCTGACCAAAACAGAAATGTTGTCCGCTGTGGACTATTTTTCAGAACTTCTTGGGAAAGGTGTGTATGCTGTGTTCTACTTCTGTGGGCATGGCTTTGAGGAGGATGGAAAGTGTTATTTTGTGCCACCAGATGCCAAGGCTGGCTATACAATAGAAGACTGTGTTAGTGCAGAAAATGTGTTGAGTAGGATGCAGAAGCCAGACCCTGACCTCATTGTGCTGATTTTGGATATTTGTAGAATCAG GAACCGGGTGGAGAGTTCCCATGCAGCAGATATGATTAATATTCAGCAGAGAGGAAACACAGTCTTTTGTTATGCCAC GAGCCTTGGAATGTTTGCATATGAAGATGCTGTCAATGGAATCCTGGTGAAATATCTCCAAAAATTCATTGTTCAAGACAAATCTGTAATTGAAATTTTCTCCCAAGTGCAAGAGG CAATCGGAAAAGAGCCTAAACACTACAAGCTACAGATCCCAGAAATCAGATCCAACCTTCTTCAGCCAAAACGCTCACTGGCAGACAAGATCTCTACGAAGGGGgctacaaaattgtatcagcAGCGCACCCTACGATGGCTGGAGTGTCACC AGAAACCTGAGAAGAAGTTAATACACATCCAAGACCTTCAGATGGATCTGGAGATGGAATTTCAGTCAGACTTCTCTAATGTTCTTCATGTCATCACCACAGTCAAAAATCCAGGAATTACCCTCCAAGCAGTGGCTTACATCTGCAAAATCCCTTCG GCTGTGTCTTTGAAGGACATGAACCCAAAAGTGACCTCAAATAACCCGACCCGTACCAAAAGCACACTGCAGGAGATACAGAAAGTAACT GAGGATCTGGTCATTGATGTTGGTATTAGATATGCACTTGCTCCTGAAGATCAGGCTGTTTCACCACAATATAAACTTCACATCGTCCAAGTCAACTTGGGGCTCCCTCTGGTGGCGGTGCTAAAGCTGTGGAAGCCCATTGAAAATGAGGCCATGGAGCATGAAGACTTCAGTGACAAGAATGGCTACTCTTGA
- the LOC128176305 gene encoding glutamate receptor ionotropic, kainate 2-like, translating to MENSVLIFISFVVIHRSVGIATHKIGVLYDSKIAWTDLNNTETEKGIVYIPYGMGENEPFALIEKIKNLTKECLCVIVVTNSGETAWVLQRQYVSPQPLILLANQRDIFFSSSSLPFDCWLRNQGFVSIVTRENWSRINLFYDDYYDSNCIQDLVHRLSAMGVATSSILMTTEGNTIKGTLSMIRRDDHYENVYLALEPHLMLNTIKDAISLGLFERKLHWVMNIDPKYLHNADHYGSLHRSFVVTLSTGLRGNYSDIIKTILQRASGIENTTENCLTNWTSVQQHYPLKIHSSCKETSDFEEVALFTNQEGLNSHEELFKNKFRDFGNRVLKVASVPNAPYVMKGTKENGETYYYGFCYDILEDYAKAFNFRYESVDGDGGLFGNPTEDGRNASGMVGMVMRGEVDIGVAPFAVTATREQVIDYVLPYQEDGVGILMKRVENKVQKFFRIFLPLHYTTWWAVVVATVVAAYVLYFAAKLSPESKERELQLGHNIWLIVGTVYGQDDGQRPSFGAGRIILGFWWVFTILITASYTANLAAFLTISLAKPPVKNLEELASQTIYKPLIVQETNHHAMFKGATTGLYKRIWDLMSDIPKIKTVEEGYQLVETGQFALLWDYSQFEYLINNDCGSLEIAQESFHKISLSFIIPEKAPFKRAFDNHMLKMIEAGIIAKFKAKWWRKSKCVSSPKTATALETESLSGIFALYGGILAIVLVTFILEVIIVYRKWRRVSKVRQETELDNRTKFMENVPSSFKYSPNT from the exons ATGGAGAATTCTGTGCTCATTTTTATATCGTTTGTGGTAATTCATAGAAGCGTGGGAATAGCCACACATAAAATCG GGGTCCTATATGATTCCAAAATAGCATGGACGGATCTGAACAACACAGAGACAGAGAAGGGCATTGTATATATTCCGTACGGTATGGGTGAAAACGAACCTTTTGCGCTCATTGAAAAGA TAAAGAACCTAACGAAGGAGTGCCTCTGTGTAATTGTCGTTACTAATTCCGGGGAGACTGCCTGGGTTCTTCAGAGACAGTACGTGTCACCACAGCCTTTGATACTGCTAGCAAATCAGCGCGATATATTTTTCTCTTCTTCAAGTTTGCCATTTGATTGCTGGCTTCGAAATCAAGGATTTGTTTCTATAGTGACGAGGGAAAATTGGAGCCGTATCAATCTTTTTTATGATGATTATTATG ATTCCAACTGTATTCAGGATCTTGTACACCGGCTGAGTGCGATGGGCGTGGCGACCAGTTCCATCTTGATGACGACTGAGGGAAATACTATTAAGGGTACTTTATCAATGATCAGGAGAGACGACCACTACGAAAATGTCTACCTAGCTTTGGAACCCCACCTCATGCTGAACACCATTAAAGAT GCTATATCATTGGGTTTATTTGAACGAAAGCTTCACTGGGTTATGAATATTGACCCTAAGTATTTACATAATGCAGATCACTATGGGTCATTGCATCGCAGCTTTGTCGTGACACTCAGTACGGGGCTCCGGGGAAACTACAGT GATATAATTAAGACCATATTACAACGGGCCTCAGGAATTGAAAACACCACAGAAAATTGTCTC ACAAACTGGACTTCCGTTCAACAACATTACCCATTAAAGATTCACAGCTCTTGTAAAGAAACGTCTGATTTTGAGGAAGTAGCTCTTTTCACAAACCAAGAAGGACTGAATAGTCATGAAGAACTCTTCAAGAACAAGTTTAGGGACTTTGGCAATAGAGTACTGAAAGTAGCTTCTGTTCCG AACGCTCCCTATGTGATGAAGGGAACAAAAGAAAATGGCGAGACGTATTACTACGGCTTCTGTTATGACATTTTGGAAGATTACGCAAAAGCCTTCAATTTTCG ATACGAGTCAGTCGATGGTGATGGCGGACTGTTTGGAAACCCTACAGAAGACGGCCGCAATGCCTCAGGAATGGTCGGAATGGTTATGAGAGGG GAGGTTGACATTGGTGTGGCGCCGTTTGCCGTAACAGCTACCCGTGAACAAGTCATAGACTATGTATTGCCGTACCAAGAAGATGGTGTGGGGATCCTCATGAAGAGAGTAGAGAACAAGGTCCAGAAATTCTTCCGCATCTTTCTTCCTCTGCACTACACTACGTGGTGGGCAGTTGTGGTGGCTACGGTGGTAGCGGCGTATGTATTGTACTTTGCAGCCAAACTGAGTCCGGAATCAAAAGAGCGGGAACTACAGCTGGGTCACAACATTTGGTTAATTGTTGGAACCGTGTACGGTCAAG ATGACGGACAACGTCCTAGTTTTGGGGCAGGACGAATCATTCTTGGATTCTGGTGGGTTTTCACCATTCTTATAACTGCTTCATACACAGCTAATTTGGCCGCTTTTTTGACGATATCCTTGGCTAAACCCCCAGTAAAGAATTTGGAGGAACTAGCTTCACAGACAATTTATAAACCATTGATAGTTCAGGAAACCAACCATCATGCAATGTTTAAG GGAGCCACAACTGGTCTATATAAAAGGATTTGGGACTTGATGTCAGATATTCCAAAAATCAAAACCGTGGAGGAGGGGTACCAGCTGGTGGAGACGGGGCAGTTTGCTCTCCTTTGGGATTACTCCCAGTTTGAGTATTTGATAAATAACGATTGTGGATCTCTAGAAATAGCACAGGAATCGTTTCACAAGATCAGCTTGTCGTTTATAATCCCAGAAAAGGCACCCTTCAAGAGAGCATTCGATAATCA CATGCTAAAGATGATAGAGGCAGGAATCATTGCCAAGTTCAAGGCCAAATGGTGGAGAAAAAGCAAATGTGTAAGCAGTCCAAAAACCGCCACAGCCCTGGAGACCGAGAGCCTGTCGGGAATATTCGCTCTGTATGGCGGGATTTTGGCTATTGTTCTCGTCACATTTATCCTTGAAGTGATCATTGTTTACAGAAAGTGGAGACGAGTATCAAAAGTCCGTCAAGAAACGGAATTGGACAATAGAACAAAATTTATGGAAAATGTGCCGTCTTCCTTTAAATATAGTCCAAACACTTAA
- the LOC128176698 gene encoding Golgi phosphoprotein 3 homolog sauron-like, producing MSLTNRSSGLVQRKTATVQHVGADGGAEERDDEGYTPDEEEDHESKETRLTLMEEILLLGLKDREGYTSFWNDCISSGLRGCILIELALRGRLELEKAGMRRRSLLNRKVLLKSSNPTGDVLLDEALKHIKETDPAETVQIWIEYLSGETWNPLKLRYQLRNVRERLAKNLVEKGVCTTEKQNFLLFDMTTHPLTDGGIKQKLIKKVQESVLSRWTNNAQKMDRRMLSLIYLAHASDVLENAFAPLSDDDYEVAMKRVRELLDLEFDAESMKEGANELMWAVIAAFSK from the exons ATGTCGCTCACAAATAGATCGAGTGGTCTCGTTCAGCGTAAAACAGCAACTGTGCAACATGTCGGAGCGGATGGGGGAGCAGAAGAGCGAGACGACGAGGGATATACCCCAGACGAAGAAGAAGACCACGAATCGAAGGAAACCAGATTGACTCTAATGGAAGAAATTCTATTGCTCGGACTTAAAGACAGAGAG GGTTACACATCATTTTGGAATGATTGCATTTCATCAGGGTTACGAGGTTGCATACTAATAGAACTAGCTCTCAGAGGGCGCTTGGAACTGGAAAAAGCTGGGATGCGCAGAAGAAGTCTTCTTAACCGAAAAGTTTTACTAAAGTCCTCAAATCCAACTGGAGATGTCTTACTGGACGAAGCTCTGAAACACATAAAAGAAACAGACCCAGCAGAAACTGTCCAAATCTGGATTGAGTATCTCAGTG GTGAGACCTGGAATCCCCTGAAACTAAGGTATCAGCTGAGGAATGTCCGTGAGAGATTGGCCAAGAATTTAGTGGAGAAAGGAGTATGTACCACAGAAAAACagaattttcttttgtttgacaTGACAACACATCCACTGACTGATGGTGGCATCAAgcaaaaacttattaaaaaagtCCAGGAATCTGTGTTAAGTCGCTGGACTAACAATGCACAGAAGATGGACAGGCGAATGCTTTCTCTCATCTACCTGGCTCATGCCTCAGACGTCCTTGAAAATGCCTTCGCTCCGTTATCAGATGATGATTATGAAGTGGCAATGAAGCGTGTGAGAGAGTTACTTGACCTTGAATTTGATGCTGAGAGTATGAAGGAGGGTGCAAATGAACTCATGTGGGCTGTGATAGCAGCTTTTAGCAAATAA